From Chryseobacterium salivictor, a single genomic window includes:
- a CDS encoding catalase, whose protein sequence is MSDRKLTNSSGIAYYDHEDSQTAGPKGPVLLQDFILQENLAHFVRERIPERVVHAKGTGAYGKFTVTHDISQFTKAQLFSKVGNSCRIFTRFSTVGGEKGSADTERDPRGFAVKFYTEDGNWDLVGNNTPVFFIKDAKKFPDFIHTQKRLPKTNLKSATMMWDFWSFNPESLHQVLILMSDRGTPYGYRHMHGFGSHTFSMINASNERVWVKLHFKTKQEIKNFSHDDAVKMKGENPDFAQEDLMTAIEEGNFPKWTLYIQVMTGEQAKEFRWNPFDVTKVWFHDEFPLIEVGEMELNEIPVNYFAHVEQATFSPSNLVNGISFSPDKMLQGRLFSYPDAHRYRVGANSHLLKVNRCPFTVNNYQRDGAMADSSQYKDAPNYYPNSFDEIKPQSAYKNFEEDLDSNHVANFNRNENDDDHYTQPGLLYTKAMNETDRQNLVSNIVASMKGITGPKRDEIINRQLCHFFRANIELGMKIAMALQVNIDSNMMSHSTK, encoded by the coding sequence ATGAGCGATCGCAAACTAACCAACTCGTCCGGAATTGCTTATTATGACCACGAAGATTCTCAGACAGCAGGCCCAAAAGGACCGGTTTTATTACAGGACTTCATCTTACAGGAAAATTTGGCTCATTTCGTTCGGGAGAGGATTCCCGAGAGAGTCGTACACGCAAAAGGTACTGGCGCGTACGGGAAATTCACCGTAACCCATGATATTTCACAGTTCACCAAAGCCCAACTCTTTTCTAAAGTGGGAAATTCCTGCCGGATCTTCACAAGATTTTCTACCGTAGGCGGCGAAAAAGGAAGTGCAGATACAGAAAGAGACCCGAGAGGTTTTGCCGTAAAATTTTATACCGAAGACGGAAATTGGGATTTGGTCGGAAACAATACGCCGGTATTTTTCATTAAAGACGCTAAAAAATTCCCGGATTTTATTCATACTCAAAAACGCCTTCCAAAAACAAATCTTAAAAGCGCAACGATGATGTGGGATTTCTGGAGTTTTAATCCGGAATCACTGCATCAGGTTCTCATATTAATGTCGGATCGGGGAACCCCATATGGCTACCGGCACATGCATGGTTTTGGGTCTCACACTTTTTCAATGATTAATGCTTCGAATGAAAGAGTTTGGGTGAAGCTCCACTTTAAAACAAAACAGGAAATAAAAAATTTCAGTCATGACGATGCCGTGAAAATGAAGGGAGAAAATCCGGATTTTGCACAGGAAGATTTAATGACCGCCATTGAAGAAGGCAACTTCCCAAAATGGACCTTATATATTCAGGTAATGACCGGTGAGCAAGCGAAAGAATTCCGCTGGAATCCTTTTGATGTCACTAAAGTATGGTTCCACGACGAATTCCCTTTAATTGAAGTGGGCGAAATGGAACTGAATGAAATTCCAGTCAATTATTTTGCGCATGTAGAACAGGCTACCTTTTCACCGAGCAATTTAGTTAACGGAATCAGTTTTTCACCTGACAAAATGCTGCAGGGCCGGCTTTTTTCTTACCCAGATGCACACCGATACAGAGTGGGCGCAAACTCCCATTTGCTTAAAGTAAACCGCTGCCCGTTTACAGTGAATAATTACCAAAGAGACGGCGCGATGGCAGATTCCAGCCAATATAAAGACGCTCCCAACTACTACCCCAACAGCTTTGATGAAATCAAACCGCAGTCTGCGTACAAAAATTTCGAAGAAGATCTGGACAGCAATCATGTTGCGAACTTTAACCGGAATGAAAATGATGATGATCATTACACCCAGCCAGGATTATTATACACCAAAGCAATGAATGAAACCGACCGCCAAAATTTGGTCTCAAACATTGTAGCGTCGATGAAAGGAATTACCGGACCGAAAAGAGACGAGATTATCAATCGTCAGTTGTGCCATTTCTTCCGGGCAAACATCGAACTGGGAATGAAAATCGCCATGGCCTTACAGGTCAATATCGATTCGAACATGATGAGTCATTCTACAAAATAG
- a CDS encoding enoyl-CoA hydratase/isomerase family protein has protein sequence MSYENIILETDQKTAVITINRPQSLNALNAKTILELSRALDEVSADPQYRAVIITGSGEKSFVAGADIKEFSDFGTAAAEDLARNGQNILFNKIENLNKPVIAAVNGFALGGGLELAMACHIRYASENARLGLPEVTLGLIPGYGGTQRLPKLVGKGLANELIFSAKMIPAQRAKEIGLVNEVFSLEELLPKTKELANTIAQNSPMGISKAIAAVNQYDSGHGFETEIKSFGELFEMEDKKEGVAAFLEKRKPSF, from the coding sequence ATGTCGTACGAAAATATAATTTTAGAAACGGACCAAAAAACAGCAGTAATTACAATTAACCGTCCGCAAAGTTTAAATGCACTTAATGCAAAAACCATTTTGGAACTGAGCCGGGCTTTAGACGAAGTTTCTGCAGATCCGCAATACAGAGCAGTCATTATCACCGGCAGCGGTGAAAAATCTTTCGTTGCAGGAGCAGATATCAAAGAATTTTCCGATTTCGGAACTGCCGCTGCTGAAGACTTAGCCAGAAACGGACAAAACATTCTTTTTAATAAAATTGAAAACCTCAACAAACCTGTTATTGCTGCCGTAAATGGTTTCGCCTTGGGTGGCGGTTTAGAATTAGCCATGGCCTGCCACATTCGGTATGCTTCAGAAAACGCAAGATTGGGATTGCCGGAAGTTACTTTAGGATTAATCCCGGGTTATGGTGGAACACAGCGGTTGCCAAAATTAGTCGGAAAAGGCCTGGCCAATGAATTGATTTTCTCCGCAAAGATGATTCCCGCACAACGGGCAAAAGAAATCGGTTTGGTTAACGAAGTTTTTAGTTTAGAAGAACTTTTACCAAAGACCAAAGAACTTGCAAATACCATCGCTCAGAATTCACCTATGGGAATTTCCAAAGCAATTGCCGCCGTCAATCAGTATGACAGTGGCCACGGTTTCGAGACCGAAATAAAATCGTTTGGTGAACTCTTTGAAATGGAGGATAAAAAAGAAGGAGTTGCTGCTTTTTTAGAAAAAAGAAAACCATCTTTTTAA
- a CDS encoding deoxycytidylate deaminase has protein sequence MASEWAKLSYCKRKQVGALIVKDRMIISDGYNGTPSGFENCCENDAGETHWFVLHAEANAILKLARSTQSAKDATLYLTLSPCKECSKLILQAGIKKLVYVDHYKDNDGIEFLKNHGIEILQVPYDDLK, from the coding sequence ATGGCAAGTGAATGGGCCAAACTCTCCTACTGCAAACGCAAGCAGGTGGGAGCGCTCATCGTAAAAGACCGCATGATTATTTCAGACGGTTATAACGGAACTCCTTCCGGCTTTGAAAACTGCTGTGAAAATGACGCCGGCGAAACCCACTGGTTTGTTTTGCATGCCGAAGCGAATGCCATACTGAAATTGGCCCGCTCTACCCAGTCTGCAAAAGACGCCACACTCTACCTTACCTTATCGCCCTGTAAAGAATGCAGCAAACTCATTTTGCAGGCAGGGATAAAAAAACTGGTCTATGTGGATCATTATAAGGATAATGATGGAATTGAATTCCTAAAAAATCACGGAATTGAAATTTTACAGGTACCCTATGATGACTTAAAATAA
- the xerD gene encoding site-specific tyrosine recombinase XerD, which translates to MTWDEKIKDFETFLKFERNFSDNTIDAYIRDIRKLQDYAEFDLENTGPLTITYENIQEYLYQLSKKKFSERSQARWISSIKSFFKYLVEDEVRDDNPATLLEGPKLGIYLPDTLSFDDIDKIIRAINTDTDLGQRNKCMIEVLYGCGLRVSELIDLKISNINFKESYLKVDGKGDKSRFVPLAKFTSNLIKTYLNTVRSKGKINKKHEDIVFLNSRGSAMSRVIVFIIIKELTEKAGIRKRISPHTFRHSFATHLLQNGADLRYIQEMLGHSSITTTEIYTHLKNEELRDVILNYHPRNKGE; encoded by the coding sequence ATGACTTGGGATGAAAAAATTAAAGACTTCGAAACTTTTTTAAAATTTGAAAGAAACTTTTCAGACAATACCATAGACGCTTATATACGGGACATCAGAAAACTCCAGGATTACGCAGAATTCGATCTTGAAAACACCGGTCCTTTAACCATTACCTACGAAAATATTCAGGAATACCTTTATCAGCTTTCCAAAAAGAAATTCAGCGAAAGAAGTCAGGCAAGGTGGATCTCGTCCATTAAATCTTTCTTTAAATATCTGGTCGAAGATGAAGTTCGCGACGACAATCCCGCCACTTTACTGGAAGGGCCGAAACTGGGAATTTACCTCCCCGATACTCTGAGTTTTGACGATATAGACAAAATTATTCGAGCCATCAATACAGACACCGATTTGGGACAAAGAAATAAATGCATGATCGAAGTTCTCTACGGTTGCGGATTACGCGTTTCTGAACTCATCGATTTGAAAATCTCCAATATTAATTTTAAAGAATCTTATTTAAAAGTTGATGGAAAAGGAGACAAATCGCGGTTCGTTCCTTTAGCAAAATTTACCTCCAACTTAATTAAAACGTATCTGAACACGGTTCGTTCTAAGGGTAAAATCAATAAAAAACATGAAGACATTGTTTTCCTGAACAGCCGCGGATCGGCGATGTCCAGGGTGATTGTTTTCATCATCATCAAGGAATTAACCGAAAAAGCAGGCATTAGAAAAAGGATTTCACCACACACTTTCCGTCATTCTTTTGCAACTCACCTTTTACAGAACGGCGCAGATCTGCGCTACATCCAGGAAATGCTGGGCCACTCCAGTATTACAACAACCGAGATCTACACCCATTTGAAAAACGAAGAATTACGCGATGTCATTCTTAACTATCATCCAAGAAACAAAGGAGAATGA
- a CDS encoding NUDIX domain-containing protein — MSDLKYCPKCGKPTLMWDGEKKWSCSSCDYVLYHNVAGAVAVIIKHGEDILFTRRNQEPKKGKLDLAGGFVDPRESAEETCVRELFEEMKMKVDISQLKYLASLPNTYEYKNILYNTIDLFYEYEVPEKVEAKLELSEISETVWIKKNEIDIEDIAFDSQKTFFIQYNLPK; from the coding sequence ATGAGTGATTTAAAATACTGTCCGAAATGCGGGAAACCCACTTTAATGTGGGACGGCGAAAAAAAATGGAGTTGTTCCAGCTGCGATTATGTACTCTATCACAATGTTGCAGGAGCAGTGGCCGTCATCATCAAACATGGCGAAGACATTCTTTTTACCCGAAGAAATCAGGAACCGAAAAAAGGGAAACTCGATTTGGCCGGCGGATTTGTAGATCCAAGAGAAAGCGCCGAAGAAACCTGCGTTCGTGAACTTTTCGAGGAAATGAAAATGAAAGTGGACATTTCTCAATTAAAATATCTGGCAAGCTTACCAAACACTTACGAATACAAAAACATTCTATACAATACCATCGACTTATTTTACGAATATGAAGTCCCGGAAAAAGTAGAAGCAAAGCTTGAATTATCTGAAATTTCTGAAACAGTCTGGATTAAAAAAAACGAGATTGATATCGAAGACATCGCTTTTGATTCTCAGAAAACATTTTTCATACAATACAATCTCCCTAAATAA
- a CDS encoding RluA family pseudouridine synthase, translating to MMQEQIVFEDNHLLVINKKAGQLVQGDKTGDLSLLDLIKDFIKKRDHKPGNVFLGLVHRIDRPTSGLVIYAKTSKALSRLTQMVKNREIKKTYWAVVSKAEIPQKQRLVHYLLKNEKNNKTTVFPKATEGAKQAVLNYEIIKTLDNFLLLEVDLETGRHHQIRAQLSKIGAPIKGDLKYGSPRSNPDGGIHLHARKLEFIHPVTLEKLSVTAPVPQNDPVWKACVD from the coding sequence ATTATGCAAGAACAAATCGTTTTCGAAGACAATCATCTTTTAGTTATCAATAAAAAAGCTGGGCAACTCGTTCAGGGAGACAAAACCGGCGATTTATCTTTGCTTGATTTAATTAAAGATTTCATTAAAAAAAGAGATCACAAACCTGGAAATGTTTTCCTGGGATTGGTTCACCGTATCGACCGGCCTACTTCCGGACTGGTCATTTATGCCAAAACTTCCAAAGCACTTTCCCGTTTAACGCAAATGGTGAAAAACCGCGAAATCAAAAAGACATATTGGGCAGTCGTTTCCAAAGCTGAAATTCCACAAAAGCAAAGACTGGTGCATTATCTTCTGAAAAACGAGAAAAACAATAAAACAACTGTTTTCCCGAAAGCCACCGAAGGCGCAAAACAAGCGGTTCTGAATTACGAAATCATTAAAACGCTGGATAATTTCCTGCTGCTGGAAGTTGATTTGGAAACCGGTCGCCATCATCAGATCCGGGCACAATTATCGAAAATTGGCGCTCCGATTAAAGGCGATTTGAAATACGGTTCGCCACGCTCTAATCCCGACGGCGGCATTCATCTGCATGCGAGAAAGCTGGAGTTTATCCATCCTGTCACTTTAGAAAAACTATCCGTCACGGCGCCCGTTCCTCAGAATGATCCGGTTTGGAAAGCGTGTGTAGATTGA
- a CDS encoding outer membrane beta-barrel protein: MTKKITVAVIALLFSQFYFSQEKPQKETKEKEIEGVVITKTKKAVEQKADRTIFDFSEQESLNTGSAMEGIKKLPGLVATDIAGMMYQGKMLAVYLNGRPLNISSNDLTSFLEGMPANSIERIEVITQPGAEFPASSGGAIMNIITNKNANKYLTATYSGNYAFTNEEKFRSRTNNSLSLNARNKYFGWQLRVGQSYRESEMNSNQDNLVLSNTDRIARGTFAKAGLTFDLGADKLLLNYDVYNNNNDNLTLSDGSYLLSDKVLNKYTALDAAKTNSLRQEAVISYQKRFDDKNKKLDFQAGYTRSNNDFYQDNIYNNSTFYGNQSYGRVLDNTSLMQVSNFKVDFSQPVKILDEGKVSFGGLYENQIFDTESKGITNLEYQRNTASTYLEFQAKLKKFDFTLGTRAENYDISGTTRLTDSDGVLQEEALIPFNKFKLFPNASIQYNLMNQVYLALNYNKKITLPSISALNPNNNTFEGPNSSITGNPYLQPTVFDNFEIKLSAFDYAFIGYNVSSIDNQVAQLLSRKGDVIENKQVNIPNMRIHNFNVGMPIPFMIFTKPFGEIMKMNFNPDKINFLYVYAGYVKHEIKEIDPKGMWVVNLMAQVVLPSQIKMTANYNVLSKKAGYYYFESEKPFNQKFDLTFTKKFLNDKLTLSVYGNDLFNTQVTQLHSRPLEGESVFLYNKTDTRNFGFSVNYKIPTKNKLAKEDANILKQNNPNDSNGGVVAPAQ, encoded by the coding sequence ATGACCAAAAAAATTACCGTTGCAGTTATTGCTTTATTGTTTTCTCAATTCTATTTTTCACAGGAAAAACCTCAGAAGGAAACCAAAGAAAAGGAAATAGAAGGCGTTGTTATCACCAAAACTAAAAAAGCCGTTGAACAAAAAGCGGACCGTACTATTTTTGATTTTTCAGAACAGGAAAGTCTCAATACCGGGAGCGCGATGGAAGGAATTAAAAAACTTCCGGGATTGGTCGCTACCGATATTGCCGGAATGATGTATCAGGGGAAAATGCTTGCGGTTTATCTGAACGGTCGGCCTTTAAATATTTCAAGCAACGATCTGACTTCTTTTCTGGAAGGAATGCCCGCAAACTCCATCGAAAGAATTGAAGTGATTACGCAGCCCGGCGCAGAGTTTCCTGCTTCTTCCGGTGGTGCGATCATGAATATCATTACCAATAAAAACGCTAATAAATATTTAACTGCGACTTACTCCGGGAATTATGCCTTTACGAATGAGGAAAAATTCCGCAGCAGAACCAATAATTCTTTAAGTTTAAATGCCAGAAATAAATATTTCGGCTGGCAGTTGAGAGTGGGTCAAAGCTACCGTGAAAGTGAAATGAACAGCAATCAGGATAATCTGGTTTTGTCAAATACGGATAGAATTGCCCGCGGAACTTTTGCAAAAGCCGGACTTACTTTTGATTTGGGTGCTGATAAATTATTATTGAATTATGACGTTTATAACAACAATAATGATAATCTTACTTTAAGTGATGGTTCCTATTTGCTGTCGGATAAGGTTTTAAATAAATATACGGCACTGGATGCGGCAAAAACGAATTCACTTCGTCAGGAAGCCGTTATCAGTTATCAAAAAAGATTTGATGATAAGAATAAAAAGTTAGATTTCCAGGCAGGATATACGCGGTCAAACAATGATTTCTATCAGGATAATATTTACAATAATTCAACTTTTTATGGCAACCAAAGTTATGGAAGGGTTCTGGATAATACTTCTTTAATGCAGGTTTCCAACTTCAAAGTAGATTTTTCGCAGCCGGTAAAAATTTTAGATGAAGGGAAAGTGAGTTTTGGGGGTTTGTATGAAAACCAGATTTTCGATACCGAGAGTAAAGGAATTACCAACCTTGAATATCAGAGAAATACCGCTTCTACTTATCTGGAATTTCAGGCAAAATTGAAGAAATTTGATTTTACGCTCGGAACCAGAGCGGAAAATTACGACATTTCGGGAACGACAAGACTGACCGATTCAGATGGGGTTTTGCAGGAAGAAGCATTGATTCCTTTTAATAAATTCAAGCTGTTTCCGAATGCAAGTATCCAATACAATCTGATGAATCAGGTTTATCTGGCTTTGAATTATAACAAGAAAATCACTCTGCCAAGTATTTCCGCACTAAATCCAAATAACAATACATTTGAAGGCCCCAATTCTTCGATCACGGGAAATCCTTATTTGCAGCCAACGGTTTTTGATAATTTCGAAATTAAACTTTCGGCGTTTGATTACGCTTTTATCGGTTATAATGTTTCTTCGATTGACAATCAAGTAGCGCAATTGCTTTCCCGAAAAGGAGACGTTATCGAAAATAAGCAGGTGAATATTCCGAACATGAGAATTCATAATTTTAATGTCGGTATGCCAATTCCGTTTATGATTTTCACTAAGCCTTTCGGTGAAATAATGAAGATGAATTTCAATCCTGATAAAATCAATTTTCTGTATGTTTATGCGGGTTATGTGAAGCATGAAATTAAAGAAATCGATCCGAAGGGAATGTGGGTTGTGAACCTGATGGCGCAAGTAGTACTTCCTTCTCAGATAAAAATGACTGCGAATTATAATGTGTTATCGAAAAAAGCAGGCTACTATTATTTCGAGTCAGAAAAGCCGTTTAATCAAAAATTTGATTTGACCTTCACGAAGAAATTCCTGAATGATAAACTAACTCTTTCGGTTTACGGAAATGATCTTTTCAATACGCAAGTAACTCAACTTCATTCCAGACCATTAGAAGGAGAAAGTGTTTTTCTTTATAATAAAACCGATACGAGAAACTTTGGTTTTTCTGTGAATTATAAAATTCCGACCAAAAATAAACTGGCAAAAGAAGATGCCAATATTTTAAAACAAAATAATCCGAATGATAGTAATGGTGGAGTTGTTGCACCAGCTCAGTAA
- a CDS encoding aconitate hydratase: MTFDIDMIKEVYARYPERIEAARKAVGKPLTLAEKILYTHLWEGSATQAYERGNSYVDFAPDRVAMQDATAQMALLQFMQAGKSKVAVPSTAHADHLIQARVGAEADLQDGINKNSEVFNFLSSVCDKYGIGFWKPGAGIIHQVVLENYAFPGGMMIGTDSHTVNAGGLGMVAIGVGGADAVDVMAGMAWELKMPKLIGIKLTGKLSGWASAKDIILKVAGILTVKGGTGCIVEYFGEGANSLSATGKGTICNMGAEIGATTSTFGYDDSMRRYLAATGRQDVVDAADVIADHLTGDAEVYANPELYFDQVIEINLDELTPHLNGPFTPDLATPVAEFHEKAVANGWPIEVEWALIGSCTNSSYEDLSRAASIVEDAVAKGVKPKAILGINPGSEQVKFTAERDGFLDSFRKFENARIFTNACGPCIGQWDREGSDKGEKNSIIHSFNRNFAKRADGNPNTHAFVASPEMVAAVAIAGRLDFNPITDTLTNQAGEQIKLDEPKGFELPEKGFAVDDNGYQAPSEDGSTVQIAVSPTSDRLQLLEPFQPWDGKNITGAKVLIKAFGKCTTDHISMAGPWLKYRGHLDNISNNMLIGAVNAYNMETNTVKNSLTGEYGEVPAVARAYKAAGVSTIVVGDENYGEGSSREHAAMEPRHLGVKAVMVKSFARIHETNLKKQGMLGLTFADKADYDKFQEDDTINFLDLEQFAPGKPLTLELVHADGTKDVVITNHTYNAQQIDWYKAGSALNLIAAEAARNA; encoded by the coding sequence ATGACTTTTGACATTGATATGATTAAGGAGGTGTATGCGCGTTATCCGGAAAGGATCGAAGCGGCTCGTAAAGCTGTGGGAAAACCGCTTACCCTTGCAGAGAAAATTCTTTATACCCATCTTTGGGAAGGCAGCGCAACGCAGGCGTACGAGCGTGGAAATTCTTACGTAGATTTCGCACCGGATCGGGTAGCAATGCAGGATGCGACCGCACAGATGGCGTTATTGCAATTTATGCAGGCCGGAAAATCAAAAGTTGCTGTTCCTTCTACCGCACACGCTGATCACCTTATTCAGGCAAGAGTCGGTGCTGAAGCCGATTTACAGGATGGTATCAACAAAAACTCAGAAGTATTTAATTTCCTGAGTTCTGTTTGCGACAAATATGGTATTGGTTTTTGGAAACCGGGCGCAGGAATTATTCACCAGGTGGTTTTAGAAAACTATGCATTCCCGGGTGGAATGATGATCGGAACCGACTCCCACACGGTAAATGCCGGTGGTTTGGGAATGGTGGCAATTGGCGTTGGTGGCGCAGATGCTGTTGATGTAATGGCTGGAATGGCTTGGGAACTGAAGATGCCGAAATTAATCGGTATCAAATTGACAGGAAAACTAAGCGGTTGGGCTTCCGCAAAAGATATTATTCTTAAAGTGGCCGGGATTCTTACCGTGAAAGGAGGAACAGGCTGTATCGTAGAATATTTCGGTGAAGGTGCGAACTCGCTTTCTGCCACCGGAAAAGGAACGATCTGTAATATGGGTGCTGAAATTGGAGCAACCACTTCTACTTTCGGATATGATGATTCCATGAGAAGATATTTAGCGGCAACCGGAAGACAGGATGTCGTAGATGCTGCTGATGTCATCGCGGATCACTTAACCGGTGATGCTGAAGTTTACGCTAATCCTGAATTATATTTTGATCAGGTTATTGAGATCAACTTAGATGAATTAACGCCACATTTAAACGGACCTTTCACACCAGACTTAGCAACTCCTGTTGCTGAATTCCATGAAAAAGCGGTGGCAAACGGATGGCCAATTGAAGTGGAATGGGCGCTGATCGGTTCCTGTACCAACTCTTCTTATGAAGATTTATCAAGAGCCGCTTCTATCGTTGAAGATGCTGTTGCAAAAGGCGTTAAGCCAAAAGCGATTTTGGGAATTAACCCAGGTTCTGAGCAAGTTAAATTCACTGCTGAAAGAGATGGTTTCTTAGATTCATTCAGAAAATTCGAAAACGCAAGAATCTTTACCAATGCCTGTGGACCTTGTATCGGTCAGTGGGACAGAGAAGGCTCTGATAAAGGAGAGAAAAACTCAATCATCCATTCTTTCAACAGAAACTTTGCGAAAAGAGCAGATGGAAATCCAAATACGCACGCATTTGTGGCTTCACCGGAAATGGTAGCTGCCGTTGCGATTGCAGGAAGACTGGATTTTAATCCGATCACAGATACTTTAACCAACCAGGCAGGTGAACAGATTAAATTAGACGAGCCGAAAGGTTTTGAATTACCTGAAAAAGGATTTGCCGTTGATGACAATGGATATCAAGCGCCTTCTGAAGACGGTTCTACCGTTCAGATTGCGGTAAGCCCAACTTCAGACAGGTTGCAGTTATTAGAGCCTTTCCAGCCTTGGGACGGAAAAAATATTACCGGTGCCAAAGTTTTAATTAAAGCTTTCGGAAAATGTACCACCGACCATATTTCTATGGCAGGACCGTGGTTAAAATACCGTGGACATTTAGATAATATTTCCAATAATATGTTGATCGGAGCAGTTAATGCTTACAATATGGAAACCAACACCGTGAAAAACAGTCTTACAGGCGAGTACGGTGAAGTTCCTGCTGTAGCAAGGGCTTATAAAGCTGCCGGCGTTTCAACCATTGTCGTTGGTGACGAAAACTATGGTGAAGGTTCTTCCAGAGAACACGCTGCCATGGAGCCGAGACATCTTGGTGTAAAAGCCGTCATGGTAAAATCTTTCGCGCGTATCCACGAAACGAATTTGAAAAAACAAGGAATGCTTGGTCTAACGTTTGCTGACAAAGCAGACTATGATAAATTCCAGGAAGATGATACGATTAACTTCTTAGATTTAGAGCAGTTCGCGCCAGGAAAACCGTTGACTTTGGAATTGGTTCACGCTGACGGAACTAAAGATGTGGTCATCACCAACCATACTTATAACGCTCAGCAAATCGATTGGTATAAAGCAGGATCTGCCTTGAATCTGATCGCTGCTGAAGCTGCAAGAAATGCTTAA
- a CDS encoding DUF2752 domain-containing protein, with product MVRRNLQISIYFTFAILLGLLYYFYNPAYYQLFPNCIFKSLTGLSCPGCGGQRATHELLHLNFKNAFAYNPLLVVSLPYALAGLLLYQTKLKERFPKTKQFLYGQKAILIVLLMIMLFFIFRNL from the coding sequence GTGGTCAGAAGAAACCTTCAAATCAGTATTTATTTCACCTTCGCAATCTTGCTGGGGTTGCTCTACTATTTTTACAATCCTGCGTATTATCAGCTATTCCCGAACTGTATTTTCAAAAGCTTGACGGGATTAAGCTGTCCCGGTTGTGGCGGACAAAGAGCGACTCACGAATTACTGCACCTGAACTTCAAAAATGCTTTTGCCTACAATCCTTTGCTCGTCGTTTCTTTGCCGTACGCCTTAGCGGGACTATTATTGTACCAAACCAAATTAAAAGAGCGCTTCCCCAAAACCAAGCAGTTTTTGTACGGTCAAAAAGCAATTTTAATTGTTTTATTAATGATAATGCTGTTCTTCATTTTCCGGAATTTATAA
- a CDS encoding WG repeat-containing protein: MKNIFTVLLLSFSTVLFAQKKTVNTKVNLKKTAAEKKTVPKVNSDLIKINDSIPALIPYKKEGQSGFINQKGKIIIPAIYSNVGFFTEDCNLLNSLNSKVQKFGSKEYASVRLDGKDYRIDMTGKRVYHFNESDLGQCPFQFKSQLFHAYILNKAYGIIEDSKFHDASDYRHFTIYPQFQYLHILEGDDLKNPMIIAVKNDQFGIIDVTGKVIIPFEYEDIKRNYSWKIGRLFEVTKDGENYFFIDIANKAY; the protein is encoded by the coding sequence ATGAAAAATATTTTCACTGTACTTTTATTAAGTTTTTCAACGGTTCTTTTTGCACAGAAAAAAACGGTTAACACAAAAGTAAACCTTAAAAAAACAGCTGCTGAAAAAAAGACAGTTCCAAAAGTTAATTCAGATCTCATAAAAATCAACGATTCTATTCCGGCGCTTATTCCTTATAAAAAAGAAGGGCAATCCGGCTTTATCAATCAGAAAGGTAAAATCATCATTCCAGCAATTTACAGCAATGTGGGCTTTTTCACTGAAGACTGCAACCTCTTGAATTCTCTCAACAGTAAAGTTCAGAAATTCGGTTCAAAAGAGTACGCCTCCGTGCGGCTCGATGGTAAAGATTACAGAATTGATATGACCGGAAAACGGGTCTATCATTTTAATGAGAGCGATTTAGGACAATGTCCTTTTCAGTTTAAATCACAGTTATTTCATGCCTATATTTTAAATAAAGCCTACGGAATTATCGAAGATTCAAAATTCCACGATGCTTCAGATTACCGGCACTTCACCATTTATCCCCAATTCCAATACCTTCATATTCTGGAAGGAGATGATCTGAAAAACCCGATGATCATCGCCGTGAAAAATGATCAGTTCGGAATCATCGACGTTACCGGAAAAGTCATTATTCCATTTGAATACGAAGACATCAAAAGAAATTACAGCTGGAAAATCGGCCGTTTGTTTGAAGTGACGAAAGACGGCGAAAATTACTTCTTTATTGACATTGCCAACAAGGCATATTGA